Proteins from one Athalia rosae chromosome 8, iyAthRosa1.1, whole genome shotgun sequence genomic window:
- the LOC125502098 gene encoding uncharacterized protein LOC125502098 isoform X1: MEHDCRCYSKTRGIFLFRIQGCSNQMIVNQLREGYSDDKVVLKGELPPLLQLADSIRKILSGGWSTNFCALFIRYQHFLTSISLPRTESVLTPASLKIAK; the protein is encoded by the exons ATGGAGCATGACTGTAGGTGCTACAGCAAGACGAGAGGGAT ttttttatttcgaatacaaGGATGCTCTAATCAAATGATCGTAAACCAACTCAGAGAAGGATACTCTGACGATAAGGTTGTACTGAAGGGAGAATTGCCACCGCTCCTTCAACTTGCAGATTCGATTCGCAAAATCCTGAGTGGAGGATGGTCAACCAATTTCTGTGCGCTATTTATCCGGTATCAGCACTTTCTGACGAGCATCTCCTTACCTAGAACAGAAAGTGTGCTTACACCTGCcagtttgaaaattgcaaaataa
- the LOC105683850 gene encoding very long-chain specific acyl-CoA dehydrogenase, mitochondrial, with amino-acid sequence MIKVSKFVCQTPRNFNKFIEINSRCMATQAATKTVKLEKKAAEKSAKDSQSFVMNIFRGQVQSNQLFPYPEPLSMEQRETLTMFIDPVQKFFEEVNNPAKNDDTAAIDEKTATALWELGAFGLQVPIDYGGSGLTNTQYAACVEIVGAHDLGVGITLGAHQSIGFKGILLYGTPEQKSKYLPRVTSTDYAAFCLTEPSSGSDAGSIRSRAVKSADGSHYVLNGSKIWISNGGIAEIMTVFAQVPVIDPVTGTTKDKVTAFIVERSFGGVTSGPPEKKMGIKCSNTAEVYYEDVKIPAENVLGQEGEGFKVAMNILNNGRFGMAAALSGTMRSCIKKATDFATQRLQFGRKIDSYGSIQEKLARMSIFHYVTESLAYMISGNMDKGSQDYQLEAAISKCFASESAWSVCDESIQILGGMGYMKDTGLERVMRDLRIFRIFEGTNDILRLFVALTGIQFSGSHLKELQKAFKNPTANLGLIFGEATKRATRAVGLQSPPNFSHLVHPDLADSAILCAKSVEAFGQAIEGALIKYGRGVVEEQFILNRYAQVAIDIYTMATVLSRATMSLNKNLPTAAHELAMTQAWCFEASARVADNLRIANSTKHLDLFSKFGQISRNICESGGIVQTNPLNL; translated from the exons ATGATCAAAGTATCGAAATTCGTCTGTCAAACTCcgagaaatttcaataaatttattgaaataaactCAAG ATGTATGGCAACTCAGGCTGCGACAAAAACTGtcaagttggaaaaaaaggcTGCGGAGAAATCTGCCAAGGATTCTCAGTCTTTTGTCATGAACATATTCAGAGGCCAGGTTCAGTCTAATCAGCTGTTTCCTTACCCAGAACCCCTTAGTATGGAGCAGAGAGAAACTTTAACGATGTTCATAGATCCggtgcagaaattttttgag GAAGTCAACAACCCCGCTAAGAATGATGACACTGCAGCGATTGATGAGAAGACAGCCACAGCTCTCTGGGAACTTGGTGCATTCGGACTCCAAGTACCCATAGATTACGGTGGCTCTGGTCTTACCAATACTCAGTATGCAGCTTGTGTGGAAATAGTCGGAGCCCATGATTTAGGAGTTGGAATAACCCTTGGCGCCCATCAGAGTATCGGATTCAAG GGTATTCTTTTGTATGGAACTCCGGAGCAGAAGTCTAAATATCTACCAAGAGTCACCTCTACCGATTATGCAGCATTTTGTTTGACAGAACCGTCATCTGGTTCAGACGCTGGCTCGATTAGATCACGAGCTGTGAAGTCTGCAGATGGTTCACACTATGTTCTTAATGGCAGCAAAATTTGGATATCCAATGGGGGAATTGCAGAAATAATGACTGTCTTTGCACAAGTACCAGTCATTGATCCAGTTACTGGCACAACCAAAGATAAGGTCACAGCTTTTATTGTTGAAAGATCGTTCGGAGGTGTCACCAGCGGGccaccggaaaaaaaaatgggcatCAAGTGTAGCAATACCGCGGAAGTTTATTATGAAGATGTTAAAATTCCAGCTGAAAATGTTCTTGGACAAGAAGGAGAAGGATTCAAG gtcgcAATGAATATACTGAACAACGGTCGTTTCGGAATGGCTGCTGCGTTATCCGGAACGATGCGTTCTTGCATAAAAAAAGCTACAGATTTTGCTACTCAGAGACTCCAGTTTGGACGTAAAATCGACAGCTACGGATCAATTCAGGAAAAACTAGCACGCAtgtcgatttttcattatgtAACTGAATCCTTAGCCTACATGATCTCTGGAAACATGGACAAAGGCAGTCAAGACTATCAACTCGAAGCTGCGATTtccaag TGCTTTGCTTCTGAGTCTGCATGGAGTGTTTGCGACGAGTCGATACAAATACTCGGAGGGATGGGATACATGAAAGATACAGGCTTAGAGCGTGTAATGCGAGATCTTAGAATCTTCAGGATATTTGAAGGAACGAATGATATTCTCCGATTATTCGTTGCATTGACTGGAATCCAGTTCTCAGGTAGCCATCTCAAGGAGCTCCAAAAAGCTTTCAAAAATCCCACAGCCAACCTGGGTCTCATATTCGGTGAGGCGACCAAAAGAGCTACGAGAGCTGTAGGGCTCCAGTCGCCTCCGAATTTCTCACACCTGGTTCATCCAGACCTCGCAGATAGCGCCATTCTCTGCGCTAAG AGCGTCGAAGCTTTTGGACAAGCTATAGAAGGTGCCTTGATTAAATACGGTCGAGGAGTAGTGGAGGAGCAATTCATTTTGAATCGATACGCACAAGTTGCAATAGACATTTATACAATGGCGACAGTTCTCAGCAGAGCTACGATGAGCCTTAATAAAAATTTGCCCACAGCTGCCCACGAACTTGCAATGACTCAAGCCTGGTGTTTCGAA gcTTCCGCAAGAGTGGCTGACAATCTTCGAATAGCGAATTCAACTAAGCATCTGGACCTTTTCAGCAAATTCGGTCAAATTTCGCGCAATATATGCGAATCTGGCGGTATAGTTCAGACGAATCCTCTGAACTTGTGA
- the LOC105683848 gene encoding ATP-binding cassette sub-family C member 4-like isoform X1: MDASKVRSTPNPRQKANIISVLTWWWTIELFKKGYKKVLVTDDLHDPLPNDRSTALGDRLEVQWNRELKNSKKQKRQPSLLRTISITFRWEYFILALLQILNEFIIRLGTPILLGGLLRYFKPNTTVKYEMALMYAAGIAVTSIINVITLNQSLFGAFHVGGRIRIAVCSLIYRKALRLSKTALGETAPGKVVNLVANDVNRFDLVSIFIHQLWSAPIAALVITYFLYNEAGWAGIIGIAAVFIVVPIQSYLGKLSSKYRLQTALKTDERVQQMDEIISGVQVIKMYAWEKPFCALIELARRIELRIVTKTSYIRGVYMSFNLFTTRMALFSTLISMVLLGDNLTSDSVFVISSYFNILAQTMSGMFVRGIAETAECLVAVRRLQYFMMYDEFKRLEGAPKPQGSQLSVYTSMRESMQSINTIPKSDVPWIDDDLTDKVVHADNNGREKSNGLALLASDLIKDTADLVNGKPKGKIASSKEGWAVKLVNATAKWEPSQPENTLDSVNIEVGKGKLYAIIGMVGAGKSSLLSVLLGELPLADIKDYSEVKVRGGLSYAGQDAWVFGATVRQNILFGQAFDKTRYHRVTKACALLSDFNQLPQGDLTIVGDRGSSLSGGQRARINLARAVYRQTDIYLLDDPLSAVDAHVGKHLFEECIQRYLAGKTRILVTHQLQYLQGVDAIILLNQGRAETFANYHDLLMSYPDYKTLLGAMGDGDAAGNEQGANAEKVSMRRQYSSTSNRSQTPEASGSIDTDMDDEEEQDPSVDMQEGTSRGAITGSIFLHYARSGGSLILGSVVFLLFTITQVAASLNDWFVSYWVGKEEERQLVFDLANIQPTVNSIGNLTDRNVSLESGIYGSSDINLTLDVTANKNSEDSSYLGILSTNAYMYIYTGILVALFILAITRSLIFYKNCMRSSQSLHDRMFRSLIRTSMRFFDTNPSGRILNRFSKDMGAVDEFLPKALLDAGQVIMMMTGSLIVTSTVKPEFIVLIAILGVCFALLRKVYLKTSKNIKRLEGMTRSPVFTHLNATLNGLTTIRAYGAQDILKYEFDKHQDLHTSSWYMFITTSTAFGFFLDIFCFLFITAVTFSFLVINSGFSGSQVGLAITQSMSLTFIIQWGMRQSAEVANQLMSVERVIEYTQLKPEPNLRDTAVVGKGRRPSSPPAVPKDWPSAGCLRLNDVYMRYVDDESPVLKGLTLVVRPGEKVGIVGRTGAGKSSLISALFRLAKVEGVIEIDGIDTGTICLEDLRSRISIIPQDPVLFSGTLRSNLDPFEEFSDRQLWEALEEVELKESVTSGANGLETRVLKGGGNFSVGQRQLVCLARAILRNNKILMLDEATANVDPHTDALIQRTIRTKFAKCTVLTVAHRLNTIMDSDKVLLMDKGRMAEYDHPHLLLQNEYGAFNSMVRETGRAMYEQLGRVAKEAYEAAKCD; the protein is encoded by the exons GGTG gTGGACGATAGAACTATTCAAAAAGGGCTATAAGAAAGTATTAGTCACAGATGATCTTCACGATCCTCTACCAAATGACAGATCAACTGCATTAGGTGACAGATTAGAAGT ACAATGGAATCGCgaactgaaaaattcgaaaaagcaaaaacggCAGCCAAGTCTATTAAGAACAATATCCATCACTTTTCGATGGGAGTATTTTATCCTCGCACTTTTGCAAATTCTGAACGAGTTCATCATTCG ACTGGGTACGCCGATTCTTCTTGGTGGTTTACTGAGGTATTTCAAACCTAATACCACAGTGAAGTATGAAATGGCGTTAATGTATGCAGCTGGGATTGCAGTAACATCAATAATCAATGTTATAACAttgaatcagtcgctctttggAGCATTTCACGTCGGTGGCAGGATAAGAATTGCCGTCTGCTCTTTGATATACAGAAAAGCTTTAAGACTCAGTAAAACCGCGCTGGGAGAAACAGCACCAGGAAAAGTTGTTAATCTCGTTGCAAACGATGTAAATAGATTCGATCTCGTCTCTATTTTTATCCACCAACTCTGGTCTGCGCCTATTGCAGCCCTCGTTATTACATACTTTTTGTACAATGAAGCTGGATGGGCAGGTATCATTGGAATCGCAGCTGTCTTCATTGTAGTTCCGATACAAT CATATCTGGGTAAGCTGTCGTCAAAATACAGGCTTCAGACGGCCTTGAAAACTGACGAAAGAGTGCAGCAGATGGATGAGATAATATCCGGAGTTcaagtaataaaaatgtatgCTTGGGAAAAACCATTTTGTGCATTGATCGAACTAGCAAGACGAATTGAGCTCAGAATAGTCACGAAGACTTCGTATATCCGGGGTGTTTACATGTCGTTTAATCTTTTTACAACGCGAATGGCTCTTTTCAGTACTCTGATATCCATGGTTTTGCTTGGCGACAACTTAACTTCCGACAGTGTTTTTGTGATATCCTCGTATTTCAATATACTTGCACAGACTATGTCAGGAATGTTTGTGCGAGGTATCGCCGAAACTGCAGAGTGCTTGGTAGCTGTAAGAAGACTTCAGTATTTCATGATGTACGATGAATTCAAAAGGCTGGAAGGAGCACCAAAACCTCAAGGTTCTCAGCTCTCAGTCTACACGAGTATGCGAGAATCTATGCAAAGCATTAATACAATTCCAAAATCAGATGTTCCATGGATAGATGATGACTTAACGGACAAAGTTGTGCATGCAGATAACAATGGCAGGGAAAAGTCAAATGGTTTAGCGTTACTGGCCAGCGACCTAATCAAAGATACTGCTGACCTAGTCAATG GTAAGccaaaaggaaaaattgcttCCAGCAAAGAGGGATGGGCTGTGAAACTTGTTAACGCGACGGCAAAATGGGAACCTAGTCAACCAGAGAATACCTTGGACAGCGTAAATATTGAGGTTGGAAAAGGGAAACTTTATGCTATTATTGGAATGGTTGGAGCTGGTAAGAGTTCGTTGCTATCGGTCTTATTGGGGGAACTACCTCTTGCCGATATCAAAGATTACAGTGAAGTCAAAGTTCGAGGTGGACTCAGCTATGCAGGACAAGATGCTTGGGTTTTTGGAGCGACGGTTAGacagaatattttattcggtCAAGCATTCGATAAAACTCGATATCACAGAGTCACAAAAGCCTGCGCTTTATTGAGTGATTTTAATCAACTCCCTCAAGGTGATCTCACCATTGTCGGAGATAGGGGGAGTTCACTCTCCGGAGGACAAAGAGCTAGGATCAATTTAGCAAGAGCTGTCTATAGACAGACTGATATTTACCTACTCGACGACCCATTGAGTGCG GTCGATGCACATGTTGGCAAACATCTGTTCGAGGAGTGTATACAACGCTACCTCGCAGGTAAGACAAGGATTCTGGTAACGCACCAGCTGCAGTACTTGCAAGGAGTTGATGCTATCATCTTATTGAACCAGGGAAGAGCGGAAACATTCGCTAATTATCACGACTTGTTAATGTCTTATCCTGACTACAAAACACTTCTTGGAGCAATGGGAGATGGAGATGCAGCTGGTAACGAACAGGGAGCTAACGCAGAGAAAGTTTCAATGCGACGTCAATATTCTAGTACCAGTAATCGG aGTCAAACTCCTGAGGCCAGCGGAAGCATAGATACCGATATGGATgacgaagaagaacaagacCCAAGCGTCGATATGCAGGAAGGAACATCCCGAGGGGCCATTACTGGTTCGATCTTTCTACACTATGCCAGATCCGGTGGTAGTCTGATACTGGGGTCTGTcgtctttttgctttttacgaTCACCCAGGTTGCAGCCAGTCTCAACGACTGGTTCGTTTCTTAttg GGtcggaaaagaagaggaacgcCAGTTAGTTTTTGATCTTGCAAACATCCAACCTACTGTAAATTCAATTGGAAATTTAACCGATCGCAACGTCAGTCTAGAAAGCGGTATTTATGGGAGCAGTGATATCAACTTGACTCTCGATGTTACggcaaataaaaattcggaagACTCGAGTTACTTAGGCATACTCTCGACAAACGCTTACATGTACATCTACACTGGGATATTGGTAGCTTTATTCATCCTCGCGATTACGAGATCTCTGATATTCTATAAAAATTGCATGCGTAGCAGTCAATCTCTGCACGACCGTATGTTTCGAAGCCTTATACGAACGAGTAtgagatttttcgatacaaatCCCAGTGGCAGAATTCTGAATAGGTTTTCAAAAGACATGGGAGCTGTCGACGAATTCCTCCCAAAAGCACTTTTGGACGCCGGTCaagtaataatgatgatgactgGCTCCCTTATCGTTACGTCTACGGTAAAACCAGAGTTTATCGTGCTCATTGCAATCCTGGGTGTCTGTTTTGCATTACTGCGTAAAGTTTATCTGAAAACCAGCAAAAACATCAAACGACTCGAAGGAATGA CCCGGTCTCCCGTCTTTACGCATCTGAACGCTACACTGAATGGTCTTACAACGATCAGGGCCTACGGCGCGCAGGATATTCTAAAATACGAGTTTGACAAACATCAAGATCTTCACACCTCATCGTGGTACATGTTCATCACTACTAGTACCgcgtttggattttttctcgatattttctGCTTTTTGTTCATCACAGCAGTCacattttctttcctcgtcATCAATTCAG GTTTTTCCGGGAGTCAAGTTGGCCTTGCCATAACTCAGAGCATGTCTTTAACATTTATCATCCAATGGGGAATGCGTCAGAGTGCGGAAGTAGCGAATCAATTGATGTCCGTCGAAAGAGTAATCGAATACACACAGCTCAAACCTGAACCGAATCTCCGGGATACAGCTGTGGTCGGAAAAGGCAGGCGCCCTTCATCTCCTCCCGCGGTTCCGAAAGATTGGCCGTCTGCGGGTTGTCTTCGATTAAACGATGTCTACATGCGTTACGTCGACGATGAATCACCCGTCCTGAAAGGTCTCACTCTCGTCGTCCGACCTGGTGAAAAA GTTGGCATTGTAGGTAGAACTGGCGCTGGTAAATCATCACTAATCTCCGCGCTCTTTCGATTAGCAAAAGTTGAGGGCGTGATAGAAATCGATGGCATTGATACAGGCACAATATGTCTGGAAGATTTACGTAGTCGGATTTCCATAATCCCTCAAGATCCAGTTTTATTCTCAGGAACTCTACGAAGTAATCTCGATCCCTTCGAGGAATTTTCTGACCGCCAATTGTGGGAGGCCCTGGAGGAA GTTGAGCTAAAAGAGTCCGTTACATCAGGAGCGAACGGTTTAGAAACACGGGTGCTCAAAGGCGGGGGTAATTTCAGCGTCGGACAACGTCAGCTTGTCTGTTTAGCTAGAGCCATtttgagaaataataaaatcctTATGCTCGACGAAGCAACTGCCAACGTAGATCCGCACACCGACGCTTTGATTCAACGAACGATACGAACTAAATTTGCCAAGTGCACTGTTCTCACGGTAGCTCATCGACTAAACACTATTATGGACAGTGACAAAGTCCTGTTAATGGATAAAGGAAGGATGGCG GAATATGACCACCCGCATCTCTTACTTCAAAATGAATACGGAGCTTTCAATTCTATGGTCAGAGAAACTGGTCGAGCAATGTACGAGCAGCTCGGAAGGGTTGCCAAAGAAGCATACGAGGCTGCAAAATGCGAttag
- the LOC125502098 gene encoding probable glutamate--tRNA ligase, mitochondrial isoform X2, with translation MTFAGNLPDQGNGVQDTRSAPSPTGYLHLGGLHTALCNMVQLYISYSNQGNYILRLEDTDQTGLVPDAAGKLQVRQRESYCDSFKVQETCLAGDSTRRG, from the exons ATGACGTTTGCAGGTAACCTCCCAGATCAGGGAAAT ggCGTACAAGACACAAGGAGTGCCCCAAGCCCAACAG GTTACCTGCATCTCGGAGGCCTCCATACAGCTCTGTGCAACATGGTGCAGCTATATATCAGCTATTCAAACCAAGGAAATTATATTCTACGCTTAGAAGACACAGATCAAACAGGACTCGTACCAGATGCTGCCGGTAAACTCCAAGTGAGGCAAAGAGAATCTTACTGCGACAGTTTCAAGGTACAAGAAACATGTTTGGCTGGTGATTCGACTCGGAGAGGATAA
- the LOC105683848 gene encoding ATP-binding cassette sub-family C member 4-like isoform X2, with product MDASKVRSTPNPRQKANIISVLTWWWTIELFKKGYKKVLVTDDLHDPLPNDRSTALGDRLEVQWNRELKNSKKQKRQPSLLRTISITFRWEYFILALLQILNEFIIRLGTPILLGGLLRYFKPNTTVKYEMALMYAAGIAVTSIINVITLNQSLFGAFHVGGRIRIAVCSLIYRKALRLSKTALGETAPGKVVNLVANDVNRFDLVSIFIHQLWSAPIAALVITYFLYNEAGWAGIIGIAAVFIVVPIQSYLGKLSSKYRLQTALKTDERVQQMDEIISGVQVIKMYAWEKPFCALIELARRIELRIVTKTSYIRGVYMSFNLFTTRMALFSTLISMVLLGDNLTSDSVFVISSYFNILAQTMSGMFVRGIAETAECLVAVRRLQYFMMYDEFKRLEGAPKPQDVPWIDDDLTDKVVHADNNGREKSNGLALLASDLIKDTADLVNGKPKGKIASSKEGWAVKLVNATAKWEPSQPENTLDSVNIEVGKGKLYAIIGMVGAGKSSLLSVLLGELPLADIKDYSEVKVRGGLSYAGQDAWVFGATVRQNILFGQAFDKTRYHRVTKACALLSDFNQLPQGDLTIVGDRGSSLSGGQRARINLARAVYRQTDIYLLDDPLSAVDAHVGKHLFEECIQRYLAGKTRILVTHQLQYLQGVDAIILLNQGRAETFANYHDLLMSYPDYKTLLGAMGDGDAAGNEQGANAEKVSMRRQYSSTSNRSQTPEASGSIDTDMDDEEEQDPSVDMQEGTSRGAITGSIFLHYARSGGSLILGSVVFLLFTITQVAASLNDWFVSYWVGKEEERQLVFDLANIQPTVNSIGNLTDRNVSLESGIYGSSDINLTLDVTANKNSEDSSYLGILSTNAYMYIYTGILVALFILAITRSLIFYKNCMRSSQSLHDRMFRSLIRTSMRFFDTNPSGRILNRFSKDMGAVDEFLPKALLDAGQVIMMMTGSLIVTSTVKPEFIVLIAILGVCFALLRKVYLKTSKNIKRLEGMTRSPVFTHLNATLNGLTTIRAYGAQDILKYEFDKHQDLHTSSWYMFITTSTAFGFFLDIFCFLFITAVTFSFLVINSGFSGSQVGLAITQSMSLTFIIQWGMRQSAEVANQLMSVERVIEYTQLKPEPNLRDTAVVGKGRRPSSPPAVPKDWPSAGCLRLNDVYMRYVDDESPVLKGLTLVVRPGEKVGIVGRTGAGKSSLISALFRLAKVEGVIEIDGIDTGTICLEDLRSRISIIPQDPVLFSGTLRSNLDPFEEFSDRQLWEALEEVELKESVTSGANGLETRVLKGGGNFSVGQRQLVCLARAILRNNKILMLDEATANVDPHTDALIQRTIRTKFAKCTVLTVAHRLNTIMDSDKVLLMDKGRMAEYDHPHLLLQNEYGAFNSMVRETGRAMYEQLGRVAKEAYEAAKCD from the exons GGTG gTGGACGATAGAACTATTCAAAAAGGGCTATAAGAAAGTATTAGTCACAGATGATCTTCACGATCCTCTACCAAATGACAGATCAACTGCATTAGGTGACAGATTAGAAGT ACAATGGAATCGCgaactgaaaaattcgaaaaagcaaaaacggCAGCCAAGTCTATTAAGAACAATATCCATCACTTTTCGATGGGAGTATTTTATCCTCGCACTTTTGCAAATTCTGAACGAGTTCATCATTCG ACTGGGTACGCCGATTCTTCTTGGTGGTTTACTGAGGTATTTCAAACCTAATACCACAGTGAAGTATGAAATGGCGTTAATGTATGCAGCTGGGATTGCAGTAACATCAATAATCAATGTTATAACAttgaatcagtcgctctttggAGCATTTCACGTCGGTGGCAGGATAAGAATTGCCGTCTGCTCTTTGATATACAGAAAAGCTTTAAGACTCAGTAAAACCGCGCTGGGAGAAACAGCACCAGGAAAAGTTGTTAATCTCGTTGCAAACGATGTAAATAGATTCGATCTCGTCTCTATTTTTATCCACCAACTCTGGTCTGCGCCTATTGCAGCCCTCGTTATTACATACTTTTTGTACAATGAAGCTGGATGGGCAGGTATCATTGGAATCGCAGCTGTCTTCATTGTAGTTCCGATACAAT CATATCTGGGTAAGCTGTCGTCAAAATACAGGCTTCAGACGGCCTTGAAAACTGACGAAAGAGTGCAGCAGATGGATGAGATAATATCCGGAGTTcaagtaataaaaatgtatgCTTGGGAAAAACCATTTTGTGCATTGATCGAACTAGCAAGACGAATTGAGCTCAGAATAGTCACGAAGACTTCGTATATCCGGGGTGTTTACATGTCGTTTAATCTTTTTACAACGCGAATGGCTCTTTTCAGTACTCTGATATCCATGGTTTTGCTTGGCGACAACTTAACTTCCGACAGTGTTTTTGTGATATCCTCGTATTTCAATATACTTGCACAGACTATGTCAGGAATGTTTGTGCGAGGTATCGCCGAAACTGCAGAGTGCTTGGTAGCTGTAAGAAGACTTCAGTATTTCATGATGTACGATGAATTCAAAAGGCTGGAAGGAGCACCAAAACCTCAAG ATGTTCCATGGATAGATGATGACTTAACGGACAAAGTTGTGCATGCAGATAACAATGGCAGGGAAAAGTCAAATGGTTTAGCGTTACTGGCCAGCGACCTAATCAAAGATACTGCTGACCTAGTCAATG GTAAGccaaaaggaaaaattgcttCCAGCAAAGAGGGATGGGCTGTGAAACTTGTTAACGCGACGGCAAAATGGGAACCTAGTCAACCAGAGAATACCTTGGACAGCGTAAATATTGAGGTTGGAAAAGGGAAACTTTATGCTATTATTGGAATGGTTGGAGCTGGTAAGAGTTCGTTGCTATCGGTCTTATTGGGGGAACTACCTCTTGCCGATATCAAAGATTACAGTGAAGTCAAAGTTCGAGGTGGACTCAGCTATGCAGGACAAGATGCTTGGGTTTTTGGAGCGACGGTTAGacagaatattttattcggtCAAGCATTCGATAAAACTCGATATCACAGAGTCACAAAAGCCTGCGCTTTATTGAGTGATTTTAATCAACTCCCTCAAGGTGATCTCACCATTGTCGGAGATAGGGGGAGTTCACTCTCCGGAGGACAAAGAGCTAGGATCAATTTAGCAAGAGCTGTCTATAGACAGACTGATATTTACCTACTCGACGACCCATTGAGTGCG GTCGATGCACATGTTGGCAAACATCTGTTCGAGGAGTGTATACAACGCTACCTCGCAGGTAAGACAAGGATTCTGGTAACGCACCAGCTGCAGTACTTGCAAGGAGTTGATGCTATCATCTTATTGAACCAGGGAAGAGCGGAAACATTCGCTAATTATCACGACTTGTTAATGTCTTATCCTGACTACAAAACACTTCTTGGAGCAATGGGAGATGGAGATGCAGCTGGTAACGAACAGGGAGCTAACGCAGAGAAAGTTTCAATGCGACGTCAATATTCTAGTACCAGTAATCGG aGTCAAACTCCTGAGGCCAGCGGAAGCATAGATACCGATATGGATgacgaagaagaacaagacCCAAGCGTCGATATGCAGGAAGGAACATCCCGAGGGGCCATTACTGGTTCGATCTTTCTACACTATGCCAGATCCGGTGGTAGTCTGATACTGGGGTCTGTcgtctttttgctttttacgaTCACCCAGGTTGCAGCCAGTCTCAACGACTGGTTCGTTTCTTAttg GGtcggaaaagaagaggaacgcCAGTTAGTTTTTGATCTTGCAAACATCCAACCTACTGTAAATTCAATTGGAAATTTAACCGATCGCAACGTCAGTCTAGAAAGCGGTATTTATGGGAGCAGTGATATCAACTTGACTCTCGATGTTACggcaaataaaaattcggaagACTCGAGTTACTTAGGCATACTCTCGACAAACGCTTACATGTACATCTACACTGGGATATTGGTAGCTTTATTCATCCTCGCGATTACGAGATCTCTGATATTCTATAAAAATTGCATGCGTAGCAGTCAATCTCTGCACGACCGTATGTTTCGAAGCCTTATACGAACGAGTAtgagatttttcgatacaaatCCCAGTGGCAGAATTCTGAATAGGTTTTCAAAAGACATGGGAGCTGTCGACGAATTCCTCCCAAAAGCACTTTTGGACGCCGGTCaagtaataatgatgatgactgGCTCCCTTATCGTTACGTCTACGGTAAAACCAGAGTTTATCGTGCTCATTGCAATCCTGGGTGTCTGTTTTGCATTACTGCGTAAAGTTTATCTGAAAACCAGCAAAAACATCAAACGACTCGAAGGAATGA CCCGGTCTCCCGTCTTTACGCATCTGAACGCTACACTGAATGGTCTTACAACGATCAGGGCCTACGGCGCGCAGGATATTCTAAAATACGAGTTTGACAAACATCAAGATCTTCACACCTCATCGTGGTACATGTTCATCACTACTAGTACCgcgtttggattttttctcgatattttctGCTTTTTGTTCATCACAGCAGTCacattttctttcctcgtcATCAATTCAG GTTTTTCCGGGAGTCAAGTTGGCCTTGCCATAACTCAGAGCATGTCTTTAACATTTATCATCCAATGGGGAATGCGTCAGAGTGCGGAAGTAGCGAATCAATTGATGTCCGTCGAAAGAGTAATCGAATACACACAGCTCAAACCTGAACCGAATCTCCGGGATACAGCTGTGGTCGGAAAAGGCAGGCGCCCTTCATCTCCTCCCGCGGTTCCGAAAGATTGGCCGTCTGCGGGTTGTCTTCGATTAAACGATGTCTACATGCGTTACGTCGACGATGAATCACCCGTCCTGAAAGGTCTCACTCTCGTCGTCCGACCTGGTGAAAAA GTTGGCATTGTAGGTAGAACTGGCGCTGGTAAATCATCACTAATCTCCGCGCTCTTTCGATTAGCAAAAGTTGAGGGCGTGATAGAAATCGATGGCATTGATACAGGCACAATATGTCTGGAAGATTTACGTAGTCGGATTTCCATAATCCCTCAAGATCCAGTTTTATTCTCAGGAACTCTACGAAGTAATCTCGATCCCTTCGAGGAATTTTCTGACCGCCAATTGTGGGAGGCCCTGGAGGAA GTTGAGCTAAAAGAGTCCGTTACATCAGGAGCGAACGGTTTAGAAACACGGGTGCTCAAAGGCGGGGGTAATTTCAGCGTCGGACAACGTCAGCTTGTCTGTTTAGCTAGAGCCATtttgagaaataataaaatcctTATGCTCGACGAAGCAACTGCCAACGTAGATCCGCACACCGACGCTTTGATTCAACGAACGATACGAACTAAATTTGCCAAGTGCACTGTTCTCACGGTAGCTCATCGACTAAACACTATTATGGACAGTGACAAAGTCCTGTTAATGGATAAAGGAAGGATGGCG GAATATGACCACCCGCATCTCTTACTTCAAAATGAATACGGAGCTTTCAATTCTATGGTCAGAGAAACTGGTCGAGCAATGTACGAGCAGCTCGGAAGGGTTGCCAAAGAAGCATACGAGGCTGCAAAATGCGAttag